The genomic segment CGTCCAGCGCCGGACCACCCCTGGCGCCAAGGCTACCAGAACATGCCCGCGCATTTATAGCTGCGGCAACAACCGGACATTTCTATCTGCCGTGTATAGCGGACATTTCTATCTGCGGTTGACAATCAGGAATTTTCTGTATTGACACGGATTCGGAGCTGGTGTAGACTTTCCAGTTCTTGTTAAGTTGCCGACCGGCAACCGTCCGCCCTGTGTGCGAGAAGCGGCTGAGGGTGTGGTGCGCCGCTGTGGACGTCCGCACGGTCGGTTGTTGACAGGTCCGGATTCTTGCCGCCACAGGCACGTGCCTGCGTTGTCGCGGGGGCAGAGCGCAAGAAGCCCGCATCGGGCAGATCCGTCGGAAATCCACTATCGGGGAGAAGGATGTTCGTATGGCCAGCAATTCCACAACGGACGGCGGCGCGCCCTGCCAGGCCGCACGCCTCAGCAGACTCGAGTTGATCAAGAAGAGGCATCGCGAGTTGATCCTGAAGCCGCGCGAGAGCATCGCCGCGGACTTCAATGATGAGTTCGGGGACCCGTTTGACGATGTCCTGGACGGCGACCCGATCGAAGTGCCCGAGACGATGGAGACGATGGAGGCCGAGAACTACTGACGGGTTCTCGGCCGTCTCTCCCTCAGGCACGGCACAGCCGGACCAGCAGGCCCTCCAGCCACACCTGCTCCTCCTGCGTCCGCAGGGATGCGGCCTTCGACTCCGCATCGGCTTCCGCGAGCAGGGCGATCTGCCGCGCGAATCGCCCCTCCGACAGTGAACCGACCACCCGCAACGCCCGGCGAACGGCGAACGCCGGCGTATTGGCGCGTCGGCCCGCTTCCTGTTCGCTCAGCCCGGCCTGACGGAATCGCTTGATCTGCCAGAGTCGACGCAGTTGCAGGGCCAGGACGGCCACGATGGCCTCCCGGCTCTCGCCCTGCAGCATGAGCCGACCGCACAACTGCAGTGCGGCCGGGGCGTCGGCCCGAGCCACCGCCTCGGCCAGGTCGAAGGCCGAACGGCTGCGCCCCTGCGAGGCCATCGCCTCGACCTCGCGTTCGGTCACGGCCGACGTGCCGGCCCGCGTGCACAACTTATCCACCTCGGTGCGCAGGGCCGGCAGGTTCGGCCCCAACGCCTCCACCAGGGCGTCGGCCCCGCGCGGCGTCACGTTGCCGCCCAGGCTCTCGGCGTAGGTCCGCACCCACGCCTTGGCGTCCTGCCACGTCAGCCGGGCGCAGTCGATCACCACGCCCTCCGACGCCATCAGGCCCATGAGCGTCCGCCAGTCCGCCGCCCGGTCTGCCTGAGCATCGCCCCTGGCGCCGGAGCCGCGCGGGGGCGAGTTCGGGTTCAGGCGGCCGACGCACAGGATCAGCCGCCCGTCCGCGGACGGCTTCTGCAGGAAGCGCAGCAGCGGCGGCCAATGCGCCTGGAGGAAGGCATCGCCCCGCTCAACGACGACCACCCGACGGCCCGCCAGGCCCAGGAACGGGATCGTGCGCAGTTCCTCGAACACCTCGCGGGCCGAGGCCGGCCCCTCGAATACCCGCACGGTGCTGCCGGGCGAATCCGCCGGCGCCAGCGCGGACTTCAGAACCCCCAGGCAGTGCGAGCGCAGGCCGTCGTCGTCCCCCGACAGCACGAAGACCGGCGCCGCCACGACCTCCGCGAGCCGCGCGTCCAGCTCGAGCGCCTTCCAGGCCCTGCCGGCCATGCTGCACCTCCCGCCAGAAGGGACTACCGCCGGTACGGACGGCCGACCCTGGGGTCCATCCAGATCGGATCGCCCGCCCCCGCATCCAGCGCAAACAGACGGCCTCCCTGGCTCAGCAGGTACTCGACCATCGCCTCTTGCCCCGCCTCGTCGGCCAGGGCGGCCGGTGTGCGGCCCTCGGCGTCGGCGCAGTTCACGTCTGCGCCGGAATCCAGGAGCAGCCCGGCCGTCTCGACGTCGCCCAGGCCGGCGGCGACGTGGAGCGGCGTGCGGCCCGACTGCCGGGTCGACCCGACGTAGGCGTCGCCGGCCAGCAGGGCCTTGACAAGCTCCGGGCGGCGCAGCATGACGGCCAGGTGCAGCGGGGTGAGCCGGTCCGGCCCCACGACGCTGGCGTTCTGCCCCGCGTTCAGCAGTGCCGTCAGCGCCGCCGCGTCTCCTCGGTAGACGGCCGCCAGCAACTCGCCGCCCTCGGCATCGTGCCACCAGGGCCGGGTGCCGAGGGGCGCCAGGCACTCGGCCAGTTCGAACTGGCCGCTCGCGACGGCGACAATGGCCGCCGAGGCGCCCTGGTCATCGCGGGCGTCCGCGTCGGCCCCGCCCGCCACCAGCAGCTCGGCAATGTCCGCCCGGCCCCAGCGTGCGGCCTGATGCAGCGCGGTCATCCCCCTGGCGTCACGCGCATTCGGGTCCGCTCCGCGTTCGAGCAGCAGCGCTGCCATCGCCGCCTGGCCCCGCACGGTGACCACGTGCAGGGGCAGCAGGCCCGTACCGTCCGGCTCGTTCGGGTCGGCGCCCTCGTCCAGCACCTCGGTCAGCGCGCTGATGTCATCGGACTGGCACACCCCCACCACGTAGTCGGCGCGAAGGTCGCCGAACACGAGCTTCCCGCCGTAGCCGCGCAGCACGGCCAAGGCGTTCCCCTTGCCCGCCAGGAGGGCCGCGACCGCCGGGGTGAACCCCTGTGCGCTCAGGACGTTCGGGTCCGCGCCGCGGTCGAGAAACACCCGCAGCATCTCCGCGTCGTCGCGTTCAGCGGCGACGTGGAGGAGCGCTCGCCCGCCGACGGTCAGTGTCTCCGGCCGGGCGCCCTTCTCCAGAAGGAGCTTCACGAGGTCGTATTGGTCATTGGTCACCGCCGCGAAGAGCGGGTACCGGTCCCCTTCCCCTTCGTTGGGGTCCGCGCCGGCTTCCAGCTTCCTGATCACGGTCTCGGTCTCGCCGCGTTCGATCAACTCCGCCAGCGAGGGCTCATCCTCCGACCCCCTCAGACCGCCCAGGACGATCCACGCGCCGCCGGCCAGCAGGGCCAGGCACACGAACACAACCACCGCCCATCTGTGCATGCCGAACCTCCATGGCTGCCGCTCAGCGCCCGCCCGGCCCGTGCCGGCCCGACA from the Candidatus Brocadiaceae bacterium genome contains:
- the holA gene encoding DNA polymerase III subunit delta; the protein is MAGRAWKALELDARLAEVVAAPVFVLSGDDDGLRSHCLGVLKSALAPADSPGSTVRVFEGPASAREVFEELRTIPFLGLAGRRVVVVERGDAFLQAHWPPLLRFLQKPSADGRLILCVGRLNPNSPPRGSGARGDAQADRAADWRTLMGLMASEGVVIDCARLTWQDAKAWVRTYAESLGGNVTPRGADALVEALGPNLPALRTEVDKLCTRAGTSAVTEREVEAMASQGRSRSAFDLAEAVARADAPAALQLCGRLMLQGESREAIVAVLALQLRRLWQIKRFRQAGLSEQEAGRRANTPAFAVRRALRVVGSLSEGRFARQIALLAEADAESKAASLRTQEEQVWLEGLLVRLCRA